Proteins encoded in a region of the Pseudothermotoga elfii DSM 9442 = NBRC 107921 genome:
- a CDS encoding alpha/beta hydrolase, translating to MRLKKIDGKKGYVVLVHGLGEHCGRYTWLIDLLRSEDYGLIMFDLPGHGENSGKKGHATFREIFEILDGIFHSEPDSFLMGHSLGGLIAIRYAELRNNVRGLIVTSPALKISNDNFFLRLLATLVSVISPKTTFNNGIDPYDLSPNIEAVKRYINDPLVHEKISAKLAFDMLVNSKRALREAFKIKIPCFIGVGEKDKITLPEGAYLFFNRVSSEDKTLKTYHGGYHELFEDPANMSLFLSDFVDWLRRH from the coding sequence ATGCGGTTGAAAAAAATTGACGGGAAAAAAGGATATGTAGTTTTAGTTCATGGCTTAGGAGAGCACTGTGGAAGATATACATGGCTGATTGATCTGCTGAGATCTGAGGATTACGGGTTGATTATGTTCGATCTGCCTGGACATGGGGAAAATTCAGGCAAAAAAGGCCATGCAACTTTCAGAGAGATTTTTGAGATCCTCGATGGAATATTTCACTCTGAGCCCGATTCATTTCTAATGGGTCACAGCCTGGGTGGTTTGATTGCGATCAGGTATGCCGAATTGAGAAATAATGTGCGTGGATTGATAGTTACCTCTCCGGCTTTGAAAATTTCTAATGATAACTTTTTCCTGAGATTATTAGCTACACTTGTTTCTGTAATTTCTCCAAAAACAACTTTCAACAATGGCATAGACCCATATGATCTTTCTCCAAACATTGAAGCAGTCAAAAGATATATCAATGATCCTTTGGTGCATGAGAAGATATCGGCAAAGTTAGCATTTGATATGCTTGTTAACAGCAAACGCGCTTTGAGAGAGGCTTTTAAGATAAAAATTCCATGCTTCATAGGAGTGGGGGAAAAAGATAAAATCACCCTTCCAGAGGGCGCTTATCTATTTTTTAACAGAGTGAGCAGCGAAGACAAAACACTGAAAACCTACCATGGGGGATACCACGAATTGTTTGAAGATCCTGCAAATATGAGCCTGTTTTTGTCTGATTTTGTTGATTGGCTGAGAAGGCATTGA
- a CDS encoding peptidoglycan DD-metalloendopeptidase family protein, with product MKKHFVLILLLVAVLICGGYLKVSYVIQPGDTLYEISKKFKISISTILDWNTLLDPLKLRVGQQITLPQPEGFLYTVKQGDNLYTIARMFFTTVNDIRIANDLSSDFIKPGQELFVPRSCIGKAFNTEKGYIWPVYGILSSPYGWRVHPITKQMSFHTGIDIAAPEGTPVFSSTNGVVSFAGERSGYGLMVEIKTGKDVVRYGHLSKICVYKGQSIERGSIIGRVGSTGVSTGPHLHFEVLANNNTINPLAILPSTSKVYVLKEGVEEIGAGGE from the coding sequence GTGAAAAAACATTTTGTTCTGATCTTACTTTTAGTTGCAGTCCTGATCTGTGGAGGGTATTTAAAAGTTAGTTATGTAATCCAGCCGGGAGACACGCTTTATGAAATATCAAAAAAATTTAAGATTTCCATTTCAACGATACTTGATTGGAATACTTTACTCGATCCTTTGAAACTTCGAGTTGGCCAGCAAATAACACTTCCACAACCTGAGGGTTTTCTTTATACTGTAAAACAGGGAGACAATCTTTATACAATTGCTCGGATGTTCTTCACCACAGTCAATGATATTAGGATCGCTAATGATCTTTCATCCGATTTTATCAAACCGGGTCAGGAGTTGTTTGTTCCACGAAGTTGTATTGGAAAGGCTTTCAACACAGAGAAAGGTTATATATGGCCTGTTTATGGAATACTTTCCTCACCCTATGGATGGCGCGTGCATCCAATTACAAAGCAAATGTCATTTCACACAGGTATAGATATTGCTGCTCCAGAAGGAACTCCCGTTTTTTCTTCTACAAACGGAGTTGTTTCCTTTGCCGGTGAACGATCGGGATATGGCCTTATGGTAGAGATAAAAACTGGAAAAGATGTTGTGAGGTATGGCCACCTTTCGAAAATATGCGTTTATAAGGGCCAATCAATAGAAAGAGGTTCCATTATTGGAAGAGTAGGTAGTACCGGAGTAAGCACAGGACCTCATCTGCATTTTGAAGTCCTTGCTAATAACAACACGATAAATCCACTTGCTATTTTGCCATCCACAAGTAAAGTTTATGTCTTGAAAGAAGGTGTAGAGGAAATTGGAGCTGGTGGAGAATAA